The Candidatus Rokuibacteriota bacterium genome includes the window ACGACTGGGATATCTTTCGCGCCAATCAGGTCAGGAATGCCAACGTCGTCGTCGGGCCAGACTTGGCAGGGTACTTTGACCATTCTGAGTACGATGAGGCCAAGCGCCAAGGGGACGACGGAATCCGACGGATGATTCTTCGTCACCTTGATCGCACCACTGTGACCGTAGTCCTTATTGGCACCTACACTGCCATTCGGCCTTGGGTCAGGGTCGAAATCGCTGAATCAATCAAGCGCCAGAACGGTCTCCTCGGCATTTTCATCAATCACCTATCGGACCATCGCCAAATGGTTTCGGCTTTTGGACCTCCTCCCGCCATCCCGCCCCTCGTGGACTTCCCTACGTACCCCTGGGACGGGAACATCAAACGGTTTGCCGATGCGATTGAAGCCGCAGGGAAGCGCTCGGATGCGCTCAGAAATCCGCCGCCATTGACAGGATTCAGGAGGTTGAGATAGCAAGAGGGTTAAGCCTCCCCTTCCCGGTTCTTGGTGCGAAGCTGAGGACTCAATAAGGAAGGAATCGCATTGACTTGAAGCCCTGTCCTCTCTTAGGATCTCGCGCCAATCACACCCCACGGAGGCCACCAATATGGCCACCTTCTACAGGTGTAGAAGCTCTTCAAAGAAGGGCCGGTAAACGAATTCCTCTCGCAGCCTGTTTTCCCAACCTCTTGACAGATACGGCAGGATGTTGTCGCGGTATCTGTCAAAGAGAATCCGAGCGGCCGCACCCGTAGATGCTATCGGGAAGGCAGGTGTCCCGGTCCATCTACGCGAGAACAAGTCGAATTCGTCTTCGACGCCTTCCATCCCTCCAATAAAAAAGGCCGCTTCGAACGGGCCCTCGTTGAGCATGAGGTCCCGCATGAGCCTGAGGCTGGCGTCCCGATCATTCGAAACCGCTGGCGTCCAGACGAGGTCGGTGAATTCTCGACTGTCGCGGGGTACGACGCTCTCGAAGAAGCGAGACTGAAAGATCCTGACTTTGTCCATCGCGTCGAGGCCATGAGCTATCAGGCGTACGAGTGGTGATATTGCAGGATGGCCGCCGAAGACAAGCGTCGTGTGATGCAGTACAACGGTGGCTAGCGCACTTACCGATTCACGGATGGCGATTTCGTCAGCCGTGTCGATGTAGCGGGGATGACGTCGGGGATCTGGGATGCTCGCGGATAGGAATACCGGTCTCATGGTCCGCTCGCTATCCATGCATTCAGTTCGGTGACCGGAAGTGCTCTGAGCGGCAAATAGCCGTTAAGCCACGTCAGGTGCAAGGTCTTCTTGTCCCACATACCGAGAGGGTCATAGACCACCAAGCCATCCAGCGGAGGGTTGCCACAACCATCGAAGCATTGATGCAGTTGGTGCGAGTCCGGGTGACCGACAAGGGGGAATGCGCGGATAGGCGTCGGTCTGCCTGGACGGTGCAAGTCGATGCAGTATCCAGGCTGAATATCAATTCCCCAGCCAGCCGTGGAGACACGCTGACACAACTCGCCGACCAATCTTGAATGCCGTGCCGCTAAGGAACGCGCTCTTAGAGCTTCTGCCAATGTCATGATGCGGTGGAGCGACGCGGCAGCGAGCTCTGAACGTTCGCCGATGGGCGCGGGGCCAGAAGCAAAGTCATCGGGTTCTAGGTAGAACGGCACACAAAAGTCGGTCCCGGGCGAACGTGCGTGGCCGGGCCATACTAGTTGAAGAATCCCTAGGCAGAGTGCGTGCGCGCGGGCGAGTTCCTCTCTGACCCAACGGCTGGAAAGCGCTGCTGGGGAATCCAATAGGATGAGCAAGTCCGCATCGGCCATCTGGTCCCACAGTACTGATTGGAACTCAAAACCAGAGCGAATGCTATGAGTGTCGAGAAAGACGTCAAAAGATCTGTCGTCGAACGCCCGGTACAGCTGCTCAGCCACGCCGCGGGTATCACTTCTACGGTAGGTGATAAACACAAGCCGCTTGGCACGTACCAAGCGGAGCTCTTCCAGTAGGCGCTGGGCAACCGATTCGAGGGCTGGGTCTTCAGGGGGGACGACCGTACCGTTCACTTCGTGAAGCGACGCAGGTACCTGAGTCTTGTATCCCGCTAGTTGCGGAACAACGGGAAGGATAAATATGCCGTGGTGACGAAGGGTCGCTACTGCTGCGGCCGCTTGAGGGGTTTGGGCTGGCCCTCCAAAGTAGACGGCGACAGTGGGTGAGCGATTGTCGAGCCCAGCCATCATCGCCTCGGTGAAGAGTGCCAGGGCATCTGCTGGGTCAATGCCTAGGTCTGCCATTCGCTGGTGGAGCGTTGCGTTGAGAACAGGAGTCATGCGGTGCGGGACTTCCGGTTCAATTGTTACGATCTGATACTTGGTAGTTAGTGGCATGTCACGGGCGGCCAGGTGTGCCTCTGGGATGCATCTTAGATAAAAGTGTGTGCCGTCGGGAGTGTCATCTACTTCGCTTTGTCAACCCAAGTCGCGAAATTGTTATATCCATCGTTACTGGTCCAGTCGTAGCAAGCGACCCAACCGGAAAGCTTGAAGCCCTTACCCCAATGTTCACGGGCATAAGACGTGGCCTTTGGCCCGAGGTCACGATATACCGTCCATGTTGAACCGTTGTGCTCATAGTAAGTGTGCGTGCGGCCATCGTCACTCACAACAAAGCCAAGATAGCCAAAAGGATCTCGACCTTGGGCGAACGTCTGTTGGTTCTTGTCTGGGATCGAGTTTATGTGGACGCCCAGGAGAGCATTGCCGCGGTCGTAGCTTTTCAGTATCTCGTATCGTACCCAGCGGCGAC containing:
- a CDS encoding TIR domain-containing protein yields the protein MARRVFFSFHYDWDIFRANQVRNANVVVGPDLAGYFDHSEYDEAKRQGDDGIRRMILRHLDRTTVTVVLIGTYTAIRPWVRVEIAESIKRQNGLLGIFINHLSDHRQMVSAFGPPPAIPPLVDFPTYPWDGNIKRFADAIEAAGKRSDALRNPPPLTGFRRLR
- a CDS encoding toll/interleukin-1 receptor domain-containing protein, whose protein sequence is MTPVLNATLHQRMADLGIDPADALALFTEAMMAGLDNRSPTVAVYFGGPAQTPQAAAAVATLRHHGIFILPVVPQLAGYKTQVPASLHEVNGTVVPPEDPALESVAQRLLEELRLVRAKRLVFITYRRSDTRGVAEQLYRAFDDRSFDVFLDTHSIRSGFEFQSVLWDQMADADLLILLDSPAALSSRWVREELARAHALCLGILQLVWPGHARSPGTDFCVPFYLEPDDFASGPAPIGERSELAAASLHRIMTLAEALRARSLAARHSRLVGELCQRVSTAGWGIDIQPGYCIDLHRPGRPTPIRAFPLVGHPDSHQLHQCFDGCGNPPLDGLVVYDPLGMWDKKTLHLTWLNGYLPLRALPVTELNAWIASGP
- a CDS encoding TIR domain-containing protein, which codes for MASRVFFSFHYEDVKTFRANVVRKHSITKDKGDAGFFDASLWEDAQRHGDDAVKRLVNLNLENTSVTCALIGSATWSRRWVRYEILKSYDRGNALLGVHINSIPDKNQQTFAQGRDPFGYLGFVVSDDGRTHTYYEHNGSTWTVYRDLGPKATSYAREHWGKGFKLSGWVACYDWTSNDGYNNFATWVDKAK